The window agataactatatacccaaaactggaagctggcaaggccacatactatccaactatacatactgtctacagacatagatgaaacatggaataaggaattccacctgtaagtctaaatcactttgtaaatcctgaaacatttataatgtcatgcacgtgcatataaatgtcgtgCCATGCATGAGTATAggtgttcataatatcatcaagcctttgagggcatcccaacatatcatctcggccactgtgggaaaaatcatcaacatataccagttgatcaggtggtggtgcgtatatagcaccgtaacctttttccatatcccatatacatatctatatgcatatataacgccatctggtcatgggtcaatgtatatgtataaatgcatgaaatccataagaaatatgttaataaaatttctctgaatgtcataaaaataatatgcctatcggataaactttatcaaatacgtatttttttgagacctatgaacagaagatataataataattcacatggggaatcaataatatagacaccccctaatacttctatgaatagagtcatttatgaaaattgtgtgtTTATTCGTTTCGCTTtttatcgtatggatcatgccaaaaataaagaagggataaccttaacatacctgaaccgattctcttgacaatccctctaacacacgttaattgcgataacacatgtaacggcggatcgaagtagggaataATTCGTATAAAATGCCCGAAGCAATAACGTTGTTATGCAAAGATAATCTTGGCCGAAGCTTTTTAAGAAATTAGCAATAACATTGCTATGCAAGGATAATCTGGGCCGAAGCTTTTTAAGAAATTAGCAATAATGTTGCTATGCAAGGAGATCCTGGAAAATGATTTAATGCTGCTATGCAAAGATTAGAAAATGATTTTGAACCAGGAAGGTTATTCTTAACTTTTAGGTGGGCCCACTTCAAGTGGTGACTAAGCCACtttaatttttccaaaatatGACATCTTGCAAAACTTTTAAGAGTCACctaaatttggggggggggggggggtaccaCATTTTTGGCCTCTTAGGCTTTATTCCAAAGTCTTAATTACCCACTAACGacttatttaactaattaatctcccattaaccaataatcaaccaattacctatataattaagaattatctcaacttacttaaaatactactcacttttaatacactttatgtaTCCTACTATCGTGGTCGTGGgataccttgtatggcattagtccataaatatcgggtattgtATCTCGGACCGTAGTTTTATctcaaatcgacaaccttcaatgaaactcattttctttgattcgtttaccctttatctCTCaaggcacttacttatcgctcaTTATAAATAGCATGAATGCGTATAACCTCAAGATAacctcatccccgagtctacgtcgattaactgaagacgaaactttaatacGAAAACGCGGGATGTAAcacgatgggaggccaaaaatcatggtaagccccttttccaTGTCTTTGATGACTTTGTTAAAGCAATCCTTACTTAATTTCTTTTCATacaggccttggcaaagatgctGTCATGAGGCCCCTATTTGGTGAGGAGAAGACTTCGATCCTGGCACCAAAACCAGCGAaggacaaaaagagaaaaaagacctcaacctccgaggatccaaaacctaagaagaaggcggctcgtaagccgaatAATAACATCATCCTTCTGACCGAATACTTATGTTCGGCATCTAAGGAAGGAAGAGAAGATGACTTCGGGCTGGTGGTCCGAGTGGgaatgagcaccgaggccccaaaggccACTAAATCGGTGAAGGTTGCAGAGACTCCAtctcgagatgagggggtctcGGGAAGAGACTTGGGTGAAGTCCCCGAGTCACCGAGGATTAAAGATacctcccaccataatgagccaacgGTGGGACAGTTGTAGGGGCTGGTCTCGAGGCCCCTCGAGAtggagagaacgccccaagtggtCCACTTGGgacaatagaaattggaggctcccctctgctcccctcgttttctgaggagatgattcaagaggctcgggaCTTGAAGACCCCCTCTATCGAAGGACCCCACAGAagggaggaccccttccgtgattACTTTACTGGGGTCGAACATGCTACCGGCTTGAGcgacttggaggtctcgaggaaagactcgggcgaggcatcgagccttttcaacgaagtgcagcaagctctgaattgggtaagccttaactccccttgttggtattacccttgtgttcatttttctcttcctATCTAACTTCTTTCCTTCTTTCTGTGTAGGCCTCAGCGATTCATCGGGAAGCATTTTatcggtctcgagctgagctgagtcggtacgaggccgacattcaaaggcttactgaggagaggaatgccctcaaccttctcggtgggcaaaaagaagaaaagatcaaGGACCTCTGAGCCGAGATGGCCATGGCTCacaaagatcagaccgacctgatcgagcaggtaataaaaatcttaaaagctcatgggctcaaTTTAGGAATGGTggataacatttcaatctcacatctgcagcagaagatcgagaggatcgagcagttccGCGAGGAGGTCAACATGATGAAGGCGGAGGCCTTGGGGTGAAAAGAAGGTATGGACTGCTTTGCTGcaaaaaaagagactgctcgagcccaattgtcatcggtcgaaagtcagcttcgaggcatgaaggagaagatctCGGCTCAGgcgaagaaaatagaggagctcgaggctcggttggcttctgaACTTGGAAAGGctaaatctgaagccgaaaaggaAAAGGCCGAGGCAGATGCGATTGTGGCCGTCTACCGGGCCGATGCTAAAGCTGCTCAAGTCCAAGAGAGAAAGATAGCCGAGATCGCTCAAACTAGAGCATATTtgattgctgaactcgccaaatgccaatctcggatggaatccctcgaggagatccacgctcgaggtttcgatcttaccgacaagataataaaggctagagagcatgaagctgaTGCTGGAGCGCCGGCCTCTTccgatgatgaagatgatgatggaAGAAAGAGCGGGTCCAAGAATGGGGTGGACCTCGATGAAGAAGAAGTTGTCCCTGAGGAAAGTTAGGATTCTTAGGctttttcatttttaatttttttgtgcGGGACTCTGATCGATCCTTGTAAATATCTTCGTATATATAAAAGGTCTTTTTTCtctttgacttgtctttattctaTTTCCTGCCTCGTGAAAATTCTGTTTCATTCATACTTTATGAGAATTTTGCTTGAaagttcgaggcttaggcaaCTTGATCGAAGTCGGACTAGTGTAGtcttaatcgagtgagtacttgctcgaactcggagtagggtgacccttaggttttaattgagtgaggatgatttctcgaactcaaaaataaaatggccctttaggctcttgaattaggctgaTACGAccatagtaaaaagaatggctttctccccgttttcggcttgaaaagtttattgtttaatcatataaaatctgttgtaccttagcatgaaataagggaTTTGCTCGATAGTTCAAACGATTctgtacccattagggttttcaagggtcgatattatagagaccctttgtttcgtaatgccttaccatgaaataaagaatttgttcaagaGTTCAAACGACTTTATACCCATTAGGgtttcgagggtcgatattatcgagacccttagtaatttagctgagggtagcctttttaaccggtttatgaaaatattcaaaGGCTTTTTTATAACGGAAATCGGACGTCTCCGACCCGTGTTAATTTGGTCATAGCCTTTAGCTTGGGATTTGCCTTTTAGGCTTGTTCCCATGTTATACTTCGAAAttgttcgaagtatcagtccccgagtgggctggccgtggcctataaaatcgaaggttgactttttaaggtcttacgatctcaAGATTTTAGTAATTCTATCATGTCGATTTTTTGGATGGTAGTCTCCGAGTACAGGGTCAATTGTTCGAACTTTAGTTGTGACCGGCCCTTAAtccagtttccacaatagatcacaagcatgacattgtaaagtaaagatttctctaaggcatGGAATATCTGAcaaggaaaaatacttttttcaatagattaacatgcatacatgtttgccattagggctctagtaatctacatgggcatgtttcattcgaccgtttgacccttacaaattttacctatcgagaccctatcgacacgaagtattttccttgtaactatccgagggtgatgccccccagtattcgaggttgatagtaaaggagcctcggatactgttgaattactctaagttagcacgaacaatggttgcctcgttaaaaacctcgccggaaaatcCCATTTGGGACAAACATctgtctaagggaaaaagagtgcaacacatgcttttagacctaaggactttgtgtttgaagaatcatttgatgtcttcgattgaacacctgcaaatggttgttataaaatataaacgaaagTGGAGAAGGTtttaccttagcagtaatatcgtttgaggagtgatatgttccaattgtttggtaattattcgccgttcatcgtgccaagtttgtaggatcccttttcgatggtatcgaggacctgatacggtccctcccagttcggaccaagttttccttcatttgtgtctcgagtattgagggtgaccttcctcagaaccaagtccctgattttaaagtgtcgaagattggctcttcgattgtagtacctttcgatccgctgtttctatgcggccattcgaacgagggaGGCTTCCtatttttcatctagcaattcgaggcttgtattcatagcctcgtgatttgactcttctgttgcatatcaaaacctgatgctgggttccccgacttcaaccagGATCAGAGCTTCGACgtcatatactaaagagaacggtgttgcccccgtactggattttggcaTTGTCCGGTACGCCCAAAGGACTTTGGGCaatatttctttccattttcccttACCATCATTCAATcctttctttagattttgaatgatggtattgtttgtcgattcggcctgtccgttcccactaggatgatatggcgttgacaggatcctttttattttgtgatcttcgagaaactttgtcacttttctgccaacgaattgctttccattgtcgcatacaatCTCGGCAGGCACCCCGAATcagcatataatgtggtcccagatgaagtctatgacttctttctctctaattttctcgaaagcctattcttcaacccacttagacaaatagtcagtcataaataaaataaatttagctttacctggggacgatggtagagggccgacgatatccattccccatttcatgaatagccatggggataagactgagtggagttgctctccgggttggtgaatcatcggcgcatacaCTTTCGAACAAACgcttttgtatccttttccatatcgacccaatagtatcctgctctgatgactttgtgaaccaatgattcggcaccagaatgatttccgcaggtgccctcgtggatttctcgtaggactTAGTCTGTATCTCCttgtcccaaacatattgccaatggtccatcaaacATACtactatatagtgttccatcttcagccaatgtaaATCGTacggccttcgtacgtagagtcctcgattccttaggatccgatggaagcttcccgttc is drawn from Nicotiana tomentosiformis chromosome 12, ASM39032v3, whole genome shotgun sequence and contains these coding sequences:
- the LOC138902875 gene encoding uncharacterized protein, whose protein sequence is MDCFAAKKETARAQLSSVESQLRGMKEKISAQAKKIEELEARLASELGKAKSEAEKEKAEADAIVAVYRADAKAAQVQERKIAEIAQTRAYLIAELAKCQSRMESLEEIHARGFDLTDKIIKAREHEADAGAPASSDDEDDDGRKSGSKNGVDLDEEEVVPEES